A window of the Penaeus monodon isolate SGIC_2016 chromosome 38, NSTDA_Pmon_1, whole genome shotgun sequence genome harbors these coding sequences:
- the LOC119596900 gene encoding LOW QUALITY PROTEIN: uncharacterized protein LOC119596900 (The sequence of the model RefSeq protein was modified relative to this genomic sequence to represent the inferred CDS: deleted 1 base in 1 codon) has product MGPSEPPLLKVLPSPLAHSRNGTLSLTPSPSPAPSGLGLLGREGGGWDSDVVRSFGRSWEVKGGPARVSFGEVVEGGHEGGMRAEGEQAMEMEVRQVEEEASGKEGDGEGEEERETEINRKDTKTEQEGLVEGGNRDQVALTLGVNKMEASKQESEHVRKDSEQGRGITRLKASARIRGKPVNIKLSINYVGALERPSEDTPERQQMTQSDKREQKTGKEKTEEQKTEQKTGNEKKHTRDNLKMEENEMEIDIEQEAEDEENRRENVEEVESDDKRRKMIQERLVEGEEKWEGAEVLCQSAAFLTNLVTAASALTVAVIALDRYLAIVRPMVYGIMVTGHRCLLMLAWCWVQALLTALPPLFGWSRYERHGPEGRCGVQWARSPSYTAVWVTSVFVIPVIVMLVCYYFILQVARNKCRRIHVGTMIGAAAAATSPPVTPDPSSVCLEVPHLAEVKRPSSRENNGGAGGPRGYDDLLDAPGRGGGGGGGAGGGGGGARVGVPCRSLSVSVVNKIANDTSPSSAAPKRKLGECGRSLSFCQPQQPVKPVLRRVQSTLAMRPSFRKKFSLGRRKPSWSWEASPAKGFRTVCVVVGAHVFTWAPYSLMAVAEAVLGIERVSILPHWIRVTSTLLLFTASVFYPIVYGLYNRSIRKEVVTCFCPSSSRARRRGSLNPRPSTLNSFTEGSVLDFSSLRHRDILEKPLTPCANPALLTAPIPTISGSVGMGGHAPPHLPPIFLMTDYDHIPTRGYNLNARKPSQDSGAVMASGDDLDAETPTHSQNHLHLHPRPTRRVSAPSVLGSVREDPSTPPPSPPPPAALTSTPLALQAMACGSISPAVHRRKMAMTPLSLRVLAEGAAKAPAAPLRRVRSLDKLPTGDYEARDKKYLSLPYDRSLSRYIRKKQSLPPLVRETSLTGVPPCERLARRKGSMSILKVMAIPEDCGGADRAPEVPDSGRGSVDSGEVAKARAQRQISIDEGIGAECLVEEDAAMD; this is encoded by the exons ATGGGGCCTTCAGAACCTCCCCTCCTGAAGGTGCTCCCGTCGCCCCTCGCCCACAGCAGGAACGGAAccctctccctcacgccctcCCCTTCGCCCGCGCCCTCAGGACTCGGTCTCCTGGGGCGCGAGGGCGGCGGGTGGGACAGCGACGTCGTCCGGAGTTTCGGCAGGAGCTGGGAGGTCAAGGGAGGTCCCGCGCGCGTGTCCTTCGGCGAGGTCGTTGAAGGAGGCCACGAGGGAGGAATGAGGGCGGAGGGGGAGCAGGCGATGGAGATGGAGGTGAGGCaagtggaggaggaagcgagcgggaaagaaggagacggagaaggagaggaggagagggaaacagagattAATCGAAAAGATACGAAGACAGAACAGGAAGGGCTAGTGGAGGGAGGTAATCGCGACCAGGTTGCCTTGACACTCGGAGTAAACAAAATGGAGGCCAGTAAACAAGAGAGCGAACATGTGCGCAAGGACTCAGAACAAGGAAGAGGGATAACGAGATTAAAGGCCAGTGCAAGAATACGAGGAAAACCtgtaaatattaaattatcaataaattatgTAGGGGCTTTAGAGAGACCAAGTGAAGACACTCCAGAGCGACAACAAATGACACAAAGTgataaaagagaacagaaaacggggaaagagaaaacggaagaacAAAAAAcggaacagaaaacgggaaacgagAAAAAACACACCAGAGACAATTTAAAAATGGAGGAAAACGAAATGGAAATAGACATTGAGCAAGAAGCGGAAGACGAGGAAAATAGAAGGGAGAACGTGGAAGAAGTAGAATCAGACGATAAACGAAGGAAAATGATCCAAGAGAGACTAGTAGAAGGCGAAGAAAAGTGGGAAGGTGCGGAAGTGCTGTGTCAAAGTGCTGCCTTTTTAACCAACCTCGTGACAGCAGCATCGGCTCTCACCGTCGCTGTCATTGCACTTGACAG GTACCTAGCTATAGTACGGCCCATGGTCTACGGGATCATGGTGACAGGCCACCGCTGCCTGCTGATGCTCGCCTGGTGCTGGGTTCAAGCTCTTCTCACAGCGCTTCCTCCTCTTTTTGGTTGGTCTAG GTACGAACGCCACGGCCCAGAGGGACGATGTGGAGTACAATGGGCACGTTCCCCTTCGTATACAGCTGTTTGGGTCACCAGCGTGTTCGTCATACCCGTGATTGTCATGCTTGTGTGTTATTACTTCATCCTTCAG gtCGCGCGGAACAAGTGCCGGCGCATCCACGTTGGCACTATGATcggtgccgccgccgccgccacctccCCCCCCGTGACCCCTGACCCCTCCTCCGTGTGCCTCGAGGTCCCCCACCTGGCGGAGGTCAAGCGGCCTTCCTCCCGTGAGAATAACGGCGGGGCGGGAGGTCCTAGGGGCTACGATGACCTTCTGGACGCTCCTggtcgagggggaggaggaggaggaggggcgggaggaggagggggaggggcaagagtgGGCGTGCCTTGCAGGAGCTTAAGCGTGAGCGTTGTCAATAAG ATTGCCAACGACACCAGTCCCTCCTCTGCGGCGCCGAAACGCAAACTGGGCGAGTGTGGCAGGTCCCTCTCCTTTTGTCAG CCTCAGCAGCCCGTGAAGCCGGTTCTGCGACGCGTCCAGAGCACCCTCGCCATGAGACCGTCTTTCAGGAAAAAGTTTAGTCTCGGTCGCCGGAAACCCTCGTGGAGTTGGGAAGCCTCGCCTGCCAAGGGTTTCAG GACCGTGTGCGTGGTGGTGGGCGCGCATGTGTTCACGTGGGCGCCCTACTCGCTAATGGCTGTGGCGGAGGCGGTTCTGGGCATCGAAAGGGTGTCTATTTTGCCTCACTGGATTAGG gtCACCTCGACCTTACTTCTGTTCACGGCGAGCGTGTTCTACCCCATCGTCTACGGTCTGTACAACCGCTCGATAAGGAAGGAGGTCGTGACGTGCTTTTGCCCCAGCAGCAGCAGGGCCCGGCGGAGAGGCAGCCTCAACCCCAGGCCCTCGACGCTTAACTCGTTCACAG aAGGCAGCGTTCTTGACTTCTCTTCCTTACGTCACCGTGACATCCTGGAGAAGCCGCTGACCCCGTGCGCCAACCCCGCCCTCCTGACGGCGCCCATTCCGACGATCTCAGGCTCCGTGGGCATGGGTGGGCACGCGCCGCCCCACCTGCCGCCCATCTTCCTCATGACGGATTATGATCACATACCCACGCGCGGGTATAACCTCAATGCCAGGAAGCCTTCGCAGGATTCGG GCGCGGTCATGGCTTCCGGAGACGACCTCGACGCGGAGACGCCGACTCACAGCCAgaaccacctccacctccacccacgACCCACGCGAAGGGTTTCCGCCCCCAGCGTCCTCGGCAGCGTTCGCGAAGACCCCTCGAcgcccccgccctcgccccctcctcccgcaGCCCTCACGTCGACGCCCTTGGCCCTCCAGGCGATGGCCTGCGGCAGCATCTCCCCCGCCGTCCACCGGAGGAAGATGGCAATGACGCCCCTCTCGCTGCGGGTGCTGGCTGAGGGCGCGGCGAAGGCCCCCGCGGCTCCCCTGCGGCGGGTGCGGAGTCTGGACAAGCTGCCGACGGGCGACTACGAGGCCAGGGACAAGAAGTACCTCTCGCTGCCCTACGACAGGTCCCTCTCGCGCTACATCAGGAAGAAGCAGTCCCTCCCGCCGCTGGTGAGGGAGACGTCGCTCACGGGAGTGCCCCCCTGCGAGCGCCTGGCCCGGAGGAAGGGCTCCATGTCCATCCTGAAGGTGATGGCCATCCCCGAGGACTGCGGGGGGGCC GACCGCGCGCCGGAAGTGCCGGACTCGGGGCGGGGGAGCGTCGACAGCGGCGAGGTGGCCAAGGCGCGCGCCCAACGCCAGATCAGCATAGATGAGGGGATCGGGGCAGAGTGCCTGGTGGAAGAGGATGCGGCCATGGATTAG